The DNA window GCCACACGGAACGCCGTTGGCAGAACAGCCGAGATTAATATATTGTTGACGTGTCCTAAAactttgtaaaatgcttttctcttcagGACACGCTCATAATAGGCTTCCAAGTTGGGCCGCTTTCCGTTTCCCCAGTTTCTTCTTGCCAATCCCAGAAACTTCAGGCGATGTAATGTGACGGCAAGTGATACATCTGCCAAACTGAAGAAATCACCACAGAGCCAAGGCTGATTTTCATCTTCTACGCAGAGATAAGACAAAAAGAATTAGGAGCTAACAGAATACAAGCACACGTAGAAACCTCCATGGCCTAACGCTTAGTTTAGTGCTGTTTCAAAATGCTGTCTAATAAACACCACCAACACGTCAGCTAAGATATGACTTTAATCAATGAACATTTTACTAATCCCTGTCCATTCTTCACACAATACTCTAAAGTCTTAGGCTCAGCAGCCTGGCCTATACTTGTTAAGGGAAAGAGAGCCACATTTCCGGTTCATACATTAGAActgctttgggcaacgtggtctagtggagggtgtccctgcccgcagcaggggggttggaactagatgatttttaaggtctcttccaacccaaaccattctatgattctatgataactgACAGTAAACACTTATTTTCCTCAACTACATTCCTCAAATCTGGATTAAATTAACCAGGAGtggaaaggaggaaggcagTTCTGCTTTTACTGAAAAGCTACCACTTGCCTGAGGAATTCATCATCTTGCTGTGTCACTCAGCTCTATGGCATTCACTCAAGAACTGCTAGACTTTCAAGTCAAAAAGATACAGAACAGATGACTGACCTGCAGCAAACACACCAGCTCAGTGAGAAGAGAGAGTCTGTCTACCTATCCTTCCTTTGTGCCTCCTAGCCCCAAACCCTGAGAAGCTGGACAAGTGATGGATATTCACCTTGCCCACCACTAGTCAGGAGCACAgatggagacctcaggctgccTCCCCAGACAAAGGAAAGAGGTGAATCTTCCTGGGATGGCTCAGAGCAGGCACTGCTGGGTAGCATCACACCTCTCGCTTCAGTGATCTGAACCACCGTCACCTGAAAGGGCTGACCTATACTGACGATATCAAGAGCTTTGGAAACCCAGCATATTAAATTTGGTAGTTAGCATAGCTGCCAGCATGAGTATTCTGCTCTAGCCTAGATCTCAAACAGGTCTATGCCGTTCCTTCCTCATTTGCAACCTTTTGCAGTTCTTCCCACAAAACAGGCACACAAAACCGCTGGTGTGAATGTTCAGCAGCACCTCTGTGGAAGCAGAGATATTTTGCAATGTCCCTTTCAACTCATTTGCCACCAGAGGAAAGCAACAGTTTGGCACACCACTGGTACCAGTCCATTTCGGCTGGTTACGCAGGTCTGGAAGAAAGGCCTCTGCAGAGAATGAGTCTGTCCTGTGTTGCTGAAAGGATACCTGGGGATTCATCCAGTGCATTAAGTAAGATGATGGAAAGGAAGACCAAAGAAGCTAACCTGTGTGAAAGAAAGATGcctgcagtggcagcagcagtaagTGAATGAGGGATTTGCACAGTAGCAAGAGATGCAGAAGCTCAAAGGTTGACCAGGACCTGGCAGAAGCATTGTTCACAAATCCAAAAAATGTGAATACCTCAGGCAAAATTCCAAGAGGCATGTAATAGTCCTATGTTTTACTAAATCCTGTGATCTTGTTGGTTTCTGTAAGCTCATCAATACTGTATCAGTTGACTCCTTGGAAAggcttttcagcagaaaaagaaaaggggctGCTGGAAATCGTGACAGACTTTCCTGATCAAAATCCCACCCTTTGTgagttaaaacattttctgcaacTCTTTTGCTGGTGAGCCAGTAGAAAATATAAGCTAGAGTTTCAATTCCTGGTTCAACTCTACTGCCTTGATAGTAACAGATACTTATTACGACAGCTATTTACAGAGCCAAATGCAAAGAGCTATCAAACTGAGCAGATGTGGTTGATATTGACTGATGCTTCACGCAGCTCCCAGTGAAGTCAGAAGAAGGATTCCTATTAGCACCACTGGGAGTTGGACCAAACTCTGAATAAGCAGAAGACTAATcccatttaaacaaaattcaacTTTCATTTGGGTGGACAGCCCATAAACACCACTGCTTTTCaagagggggagggagggaggttgTTTAATACTTAGAGCACTTATCCAGATAGCTAATTCTGCATATACCACAAATATCAGCACAGTATTTAAACAAGCTTTTAATAAACCTGTGTTAAATAGTAAGGTCACGATCATTATAGTGAACTGTGGCCTACAACTACAACATCAAGAATAACATTCTGTAGTTAAGGGTTTTCTTAAACCCTTAAGCCccaataaaatattgcaaaactgCAGTTAATTATACTCGTTGTGCTGAAAATGTGATCAAGCACTCTCATAAGACTTCTACTCACTGACAGCAGCAGTAACCTAAACTagtatttaaaacagtatttgatTCTTTCTGTGAAGTTAGGCCAGTATATGCTAACAGATTCAAATCGGATACCTTAAAACCCATCCTGCGATGGTGCTGTCAACCAGTTTACTCAGTCTTCCCAAACATAAGTATCAACAGGATTTAGCAAGAATGCTTCCTCACCTGGCGTTTCCTCATTTCGCCGCTGCAATTCAGTCTCAACCTGATCCAAAACTTTTTCCAGTTCATccagtattttctttagatATTTTATATTATCATGATCCAGCAGTTTAGACTAAATATAGATACAAGTTAGTGTTTTAATCATTGTACAGAGTTTATGCTTTTATCAGAGAAACTTTTACTTAGATACTACAGTGCTTATCcataaaatgtgattattttctcCATGTAGTCAGCTGGATGCCATTTGGATACTGGTGACAATTCagataacagaagaaaaacatgctaGGTATCGAGGTTTGCCTCACCCTGCAGGGGTGCTCAACATCCCAACACCAGCACTGATACGTACTTAcctttgaagtcagtgggacCAGTCCAATGCTTGAGCACACACTTGAAGTGTGTAGTTGATTTGGGGGACAGACTGTTTCATGCCTTGCAGGGTTAAACCACCGCATGACATTACTTGTAATGAAAGGTGAAACAAATGTTTACATCATGACAGAAAAAATCTGACACTAACAAGCTTATAATAAAGGGGGAGAATACAAAGAGTTTTCTTACTTTAAGGCGCTTCTGTTTTGCTATATAGGCATCTTGAAGGTCgggattttcttctgcaagtttTTTCAACTCTGATTCTGTGTTACTTATTTGGCCTGATACAAAAACACCAAAGGAATGATATTAGATATCCAAATGTACCGATAATGCAACCCACAGGAACTGATCAATAGCTTGTGTACAAATATCACACTGAAGAAATGGGAAGTGGTACTTCAGTGAAGCATCATCATCAAGTTGGGATTCAAAAACATCATGCTTTGGAAAACTTAACTGCTGCGTAAATTGACCCACCACACCTTCTGCTCATCCATTTGCAATGAACTCTACGAAGCCAGGCAAGAATGAGGAATTCTTGTTAATATTTCTCTCTTATTCAGATAAAAccatttttctgctaaaaatggTGCTAAATCATGAAATTCAACTACAAATACCTTAGGTGTCTGATATTTTTGTACCTCAGTTCCTGGGTTCCTAACACACTTTTCATGCTGTGAAAATGCAGATAGGCCCATACTGAGTTTTTCTCAGTAGGTGACTGTAGGTCATGTGCATAATTCCACAGCAAAAGCCTAAATATCACTGAATATGGAACCAAGGTGTTTTCAGTTAGCTAAAATGTGACACCTGTGATCccttttagaaatgtttattaCAGAGTATATGGATGttctagaaaaacattaattacatgactgacttaaagaaaaaaatacgtgaaaaatttaagataattttaatgatttctaCTATATGTGTATAGCCTTTTCTCTCCTTAAAATGGGGCTTTGCTTGAAAATGCCATACTTACAGACCTAGAATACCAAAAGACAGTGAATAATAAGttaacttctaaaaataaatatttctattaataaaCTGAGTACAAAGGAATAATTATAGGGCATGAATTACCTCTCACTTGTACTTGATAATTAAGTTTAGTTCCAATTATGTCTTATAAATTGACCTCATAAAAAATTATTGCTAGAGAATAATGAACTCACTGGTTTATGTATTCTTTGTTTCAAGCTGACATGACTGTGAAAGCCATCTTTCAACGTAGAATATGAAGAAATTGAGGGATGCAATCACACAACTGAAATCCTATATATGCAATTAATTACTTAATTTGATTTGGTATGCATAAACATAACACATAACTGGCTGGTGGCTTATTACATATAGCACTTTGAAAAAGATCagcttttcaaagctgaaaactaAGCCATCTGGGAGAAGTTTGAACAAGCAAAGGAATTGTTTAGGAACATTCATGAGCTGTTCAAAAAATGCCTTGAAACAAGAAAGCAGGCTATGCTTTAAGTataaaaagataagaaaacaCCCTATTTAGACAAGCAGTAATTTTAGCTCTACCAatatgaatgtgtgtgtgtaaactGACAACAATTAACACCAACTAAAAGCTAGAGGGGAAGAAGAACACATACAGTCAGCAGAACACAAAGTTGAAAAGTGAACCATAATAAAAACACTGACTATTACCatgtgaaaacaggaaaactatCA is part of the Balearica regulorum gibbericeps isolate bBalReg1 chromosome 2, bBalReg1.pri, whole genome shotgun sequence genome and encodes:
- the GDAP1 gene encoding ganglioside-induced differentiation-associated protein 1 isoform X2: MRLNSSGEVPVLIHGENIICEATQIIDYLEATFVDEEVPRLMPEEGSMYYPRVQHYRELLDSLPMDAYTHGCILHPELTVDSMIPAYATSRIRSQISNTESELKKLAEENPDLQDAYIAKQKRLKSKLLDHDNIKYLKKILDELEKVLDQVETELQRRNEETPEDENQPWLCGDFFSLADVSLAVTLHRLKFLGLARRNWGNGKRPNLEAYYERVLKRKAFYKVLGHVNNILISAVLPTAFRVAKKRAPRVLGTTLLVSVLAGMGYIAFMCLRKRFTNMMLSIRTRQNYF